The sequence TGATTGagttggaatttttttttttataattcctTTGTCTTAGTTAACACTTACTCTCTAATTTTGAAGAGGTATCACTGACTTCAGTtgcattgttttattttattattttggtaAAATTTGTAATCATAGGAACTGGTATCAGAAGAAATGTGATTGAAGATGTAGTTTGATTGAATATAATACTGGTGCTTGGTAGAAGTAGATACCCGAGTAGTATCAGTTCTCTGTATGTATTCCTCACATATTGTTAGAATTGGAATGCAATGGTGCACTAGATATTTGAGAGACTTTAGGGTCTGTTTGATTTGTCATTTTTCGATTTTTCTAGTTTGAAGATTTTgtgaagggaaaagaaaaagagaaacagttataataataaaatccgctttttatgtttttgcttttttttccctTCGCAAATCTTATAAATAGAATAAACTTAAGCAGAAAACTCAAACCAAAGAGGCCCTTCTTCTGCCTATTCCAACTTTTTCACACCGTGGCCACACACCAATCCTCAATGCTTctgttttcgttttctttttGGTAACCTTGGAGAATTCACACCAATTTCACTAGTGATCTCAACAAAGCACTCCATATAAATCATATCATGAAGTGCCTGTTACCTATTGCATCATCATTTTCTTGTTTATTCTGTCTGAGGCTAAGCATTGTACTGAAGTGTTATGTTTGCTGGAGGAATTTTCATATTCTGAGAGTGCAATATTGAATTGTAGGTCAAAATACACAAGTTACTTCTGACATCAAGATATCGGACGCGAAAGAAAGAGGATGCAGATTTGTTTTTTGTCCCGTCATATGTTAAATGTGCACGGATGATGGGTGGTCTAAATGACAAAGAAATTAATCAGACCTATGTCAAGGTAAATTCTTTGTTTTCCTGACTGAAACTGCATatgctttctttttttatttccttttaaatgagaaaaaaaaaaaaaactaatgttAACTGCTCTATATGAGATCAGGTCATAAGCCAAATGCCATATTTTCGGTTATCTGGAGGCCGCAACCACATCTTTGTTTTTCCCAGGTAAAACGAAGAAAATATTTGTTAAAGCTACTCTTGAAACTAAAATGATCATCATTCATATATATTGATGTCAAAGAAAATGCATAGCATAAAATATTGGATTTATTCAATCATTTGAATATTAAGAATAGTTTAGATGCTTTATAAGAAGAGACAAAGATCTTAATGTTTTTGTGACTGACAGGCTTTCTTTCTTCATGTACAATGTCTGGCTTAAATATTGGTGAACCTAATAGCTAATACTTGTCAATTCCCTGGTTTTCAGTGGAGCAGGGGCTCACTTGTTCAAATCATGGGCAACATTTATAAATCGCTCCATTATTCTTACACCAGAGGTGAACTTCTAATTCACATGACAGTCTTGTCTGCACACTAGAATCACGATAAGTGAAATTGTTTCATGAAATTTCATGTTTTAACTTATATCTCTTGCCAACTCATTTTGTACAATGGAGAACAAATTGGGTAACAAAGCAGCAAACATAATATATGTTAAATTATTCAAATATATTATTGGGGAATTTTCCATTCTTTAAGCAAGGTTGAGTTGTCTCCGTGTGACCTCAAGGTCACGGATTCGAGCCGTGAAAACAACCACTGATGAAATTATCAAGTTAGGCAGCGTACATTACGTTCTTTGAGTGCGGCCCTTTCCCGGACCCTGCATTACGCGGGATGCTTGTGCACCGGGCTGCCTTTAAGCAAGCTTAAATTTCCTCAGTCCTTGTTATGGACTTGAAAGAAACCTTCATAATATTGTTTAGAAATAGTGTTGTCACTTTGTTAGCAACGGCAACACTGTATCTGGAACTGCACCTCCTTTGTGAATATAGTATTAGATTGTTTTTATCAAGGAGCCTAAAGGGTGATTGGTTGTCTAGGTGCTTGGATAATGCTTAGTAGTGACTCATAATTCTCTTTTATTGTTCTACTTGTAGAGGCATTACTTGAAAAACATCATCCTCTTAAGGGTTCTTCGGTTTGGAGATTGAAAAATCTTTACTGGTCACAAAAATGTTGCTAGACATTtagacattttttttatttaaatttatttatcagCAGCACTCTAATCTTTTATACTTTTGACGCCTCCATATATAATTTTTATCTGCTGAGGCATATAAGAAGACAATGGTTATGTATCAAGTTGATAGGAAAGGCTTGTTTAGCTAACAGTTTGTGTTTCTGTGTTCAAACATAGGGGGATCGGACTGATAAGAGAGATACAAGTGCCTTTAATACATGGAAAGATATAATCATTCCAGGTAATGTGGATGATGGTATGACAAAAGATGGGACTACTGTGGTCCGGCCTTTACCTATTTCAAAGCGGAAATACTTGGCCAATTATTTAGGACGTGCTCAAGGAAAAGCCGGCCGTCTTCAGCTAATAGAGCTAGCAAGGCAATTTCCTGAAAAGGTATGTCGTCTTCTATGACACACTGGTTCTCTAATTTTAACTTTACTGATCTGCATTCTGCAGAATGATAGCTTTTAATCCAAACTCCATAAACTAGAAACTTAATATAAAGTAAATATGATGCTGAAGACCATTTTGTGATGGATGAGATACCAATTAGCATTTACATGGATGAAATTCTGGTATTAATTTAGCTTTTCGTAAAACTTCATATTCATTGGACACTGCAAAGTGATTTAAGATTCTTCATTCTTGAGAATACGTGCTGAGTTGATAACATTTATATGTGATTTAGACTGATACATGGATTAGTACTTAAGCAGGTCTATTTAGAGGAAATAGATACATAGTTTATTGATTGCATTTTTAATAAAGTGTATAAATTAGTTTGTTATTGATTCAGACAGAAAGATGGGGGAAAAAGAgaaagggggggggggggggcTGATTGGGGGCCACTAATATAGAAATGTGACCATATTGTAGGCTGTACCCAGTGGGTTCTTTTTCACAGGATTGATGGTTGGGACCCAATCGATAATGAAAATAATGGAGTGTCGGTAAGTGGATAATTGGAGGGAGTGGAAGAATGGGACCTTTCTTCCTTCAACCCAAACTCTTGTCCAATGGAGTGGAGTAACCAACTTAGTATGAGGCAAGTCTCGGTGAGTGGCTATATTCGGACTGCTGAATCCAATTTTATAAGTGTTATGGTGTAAGAACTTTCAGCTGTATCAATGAGGCAAGGGGAGTAAGCAGAAGGGGGGAGGAACTTTAGGCAATTATCAGAGGCTGAGTGATGGAAATGGCTCAAAGAAAGTGTGTATTATGATTATACAGTGGTTCATGATATATCAGAAAGAATGGTATCTGGGGAGAGAGGCTTCTCCGTTGGGTTACATCATTCTGCCCCCTCTCCCCTTAATTCTGGTCCATCATTATACCATTCAGAATGTAGTATATATTTCTCTTATGTGTGTATTGAGTGACTGGATTATGCTTTAAATGATGTACATATTCTTCCCGCTAAGGATTCTTAACTATATACAAAAAATTATTCATCATGTATTGACGGTATAAACAGTTGGAATGTCCAGATTTGAAATTCAGCGGACCTGACAAGTTGGGAAGGAAAGAATATTTTGAACATTTGCGCAATGCAAAGTTTTGCCTTGCTCCACGTGGGGAGTCATCTTGGACCCTCCGCTTTTATGAGTCATTTTTTGTGGTATGCTTCTGTCTCCATTCTCGATCCCTTCTTGTATCTTGTAATCCTATAGAGGGGCTTGCTTGGGAAGAAATAACCATTTCCATTTTGACAGGAATGTGTTCCAGTTATATTATCTGATGAAACAGAGTTGCCATTCCAGAACGTTGTCGATTACAGCCAGGTATCAATAAAATGGCCATCCAGTCGAATAGGTCCTCAATTATTGCAGTATTTGGAGTCTATACCAGGTCAGAATACTTCCCTCATTTACCTTCCAATTCCATTAGTGGCAAACTAAAAAAATTTGATACTGGGCACAAAGATATGGAATGGATGACCATAAAAAGtagttttatataatttttagggCAAACTATTCTTTTGTCctagatgttttcaaaaatattcatAACGTTTAATTTGTTCAGTTTTATCCTTAATTTTAAGTaagtttcaattttatccttataaTTTGGTAATCAATAGGTAGctgatcttttttttttacctGTCCAATTTTACCTTTCAAAAAACCATCTTCATCATCAAACATTCAAACCCTCCTCATCTCACCCAAACCAATCCACCCTACTGCCACCACTAACTCTCACCACCATCTACACCGCCACTGTCACCTCTCACCCATTTTAGAAgtacttttttgaaaattttcaaaaatatcaaagacaaaaagtatactttatctTAATTTTTACTTAATCCGGGTTCAAAATCAATAGAATAATTGGCGTAAAATATGTGTATATACTATGACTAAAAATATCAAAATCTAGTAGATACATATGCTCCCACCATCCGACGAGTTGATCTGCCCTCCTAAATTCCACACACAATGTACCTCATGCATCCTTCAGCATCAAATCTCTCTTTCTCTCATGCAGACAAAGAAATAGAAGCAATACTAGCCCGCAGTCGACAAATTAGGTGCTTATTCGTCTATGCTGCGGATTCAGAACCTTGTTCAGCAATGCGAGGAATTATGTGGGAACTCCAAAGGAAAGTGAGGCGGTTTCACCACTCGGCAGAAACATTCTGGTTGCACAATGGATCTATTGTAAACAGGAACTTAGTTGAATTTCCAAAATGGGAACTCCCTATGCCTTTACCTTGATACATCGAGAGATATTTTCTTGTATAGCTTgtgtttttctttcttggtgtAGCTAACTATCACTCCCATATATCAATTCTTTACATGCTTATAGTAGGTGTTGTTCATTGTCATTTTGTTGTAAAATTAACGTGAACAATCACGGAAGCACGGTTCACTATGGTGTAACATCCCTATAATTTTGAAACTTCCACGTTACTCCCTATTCCTTTCAGTTTTAGTATGTATATTTCTTTCCAAGTATGTTCTCAAAACTTATGATGTTACCGGTTGAAGTAATCTTCATTAATGATGCCTTAACACTTTTCTAAGAAAAGGTTCACAACAATAAGGTTGACACTTGACATGACAATGTACATAAATGATTCCACCTCCCCGGAGGGGGTCAAATTGGTTTCGATTGTATATTTTGCTGTAAATCCTCAATTTATTCTGCAAAGACATAAGATGATGGAGTCAATAATATAGTACGCATGTAAatttatgtttatcttttattgtattttacttttataaaattatttaaaggaAAACCATTTGAATTTTTTATCCAAATTGACGCTCAATACCCCCTTTTGGCTTAGCAGTTTAGCCTAACTGCTGTTGATCAAGGTGGTGGACGTTTGCTGGGTGCGCCCACTTCCAATTATTTCATAATTTATATACACCCTTCcatttctaggttttttttttgttcaggCTTCAGTTTCTAgttagaacaaaaaaaaaagcgaggcacatatttttattaaaaaaaataatagcacTACTAACAATTATTTCTATTATTATCATCAATTGAAAAAATTAGGCCCATAAGAATTACACTTTTTATCAATTACAACAAAATAAGAACTAGAGAAATATAGTGACTTACTCCCCAACTTTAGTTTATTAGGCTTTTTAAGGATGTCAAGGTTTTCTATAAAGCTATTGTGGAAATCAAGTTGACAACCCAGCCAAGAATGCCACTCCGGTGGATGGTAGCCACGCCGAGCCGGAGATAAATTGGGCCACCGTGAATCTACTTGCCTCCACTGTGGACGTGATAACCCGGTACCCCTTCCATTTGACCCGTTGACCCACGGCCGCACCTGGCCCGGAATTCATGTACTCACCATAATACAATGTGTCCAATGCAAAGTCCCCATTCCACGGCAACCACCCACTTGGGTTTATGTGATCACCCATGTAAGACAATAAGTACACTGTTCTTGAGTATTGCTTCCATGGGCGGCCCAAAAAGGTGGAAACGCTGCCTTTGGCAGCCGCGAGATCCGGGGCGGGTAGTATCCGACAATCGTGGATGGATATGCCCGTGTTTTGATTTGGGTCCTTTCTGTTTTGGGCCGTGATAGTGTTTTTTTGTTGGGCCATGGGCTTTCTAGCATACATAATACATTTTTGGAAAACCACTGCAGCATTTCCAAATATGAAATCTACGGTGCCGTAAATATCGCATTCCCGGAAGAACTGGCGGTTGGAGTGTACATAGCATGCGTCTTGGTAGCCTTTGATGCTGCACCGGTACACCACCGCGTGGTCGGCGCTTACGCGAAGCGCCACGGCTTGGTGCTTCTGTGGTCCGGCGTAGTTTTCAAATGTGATGTCTCGTGCAATGAAGCCGGCACCACTAGCAGCTGCACAACAATTACCATTAGTAACATCCACAATAAATGGAATGCGTTATGTAATGAAATTCTATAATAATGATTGAGGAGGAACTAATCAATATTATTAGAGAAAGTATTATTTTCGGTTTCTTTGATGTAAAGAATGAGACAAAGGAACATTGTTtggaataatatatatttttttacatgAGTGTTATGTGTATATGAATGAAGGGATAAATGTTTTTTTAAGGATTTAGATGTGTCTTAAACGTATATGTTAATGTTATCAATTAAAAAAGTttatatagaaaaagaataaatattaaaattttcaatgtatttattatttatttatttaaataaaaaatttaaaaatttctacTAATAACCTTAAAATTTATCCTTAGATAAACCTTTAAAGCCATAAAAAATAAGGAATATCTAATACCATCAatacaaattaaacaaaaaaaggaAAATGGTAGATCCCTAAGAACTCAATTAATGCGATAGAGATGTTCCTTTGCACTAATCATTAGATGGGAAGTACTTTAATAATAAgttataaaagaaattaaaatttgtaaataTTTTAACCGTGGACTAGTTGAATGTGCTGGCGATGAATCGAATATGAGATCTATATTATATATCATGCATATGCACGTAATAGGATAGCTCTATAATATTTTATCTTTCATTTGGACTTTGAAGGCATTCATTGGATGTATGCTAGTATTTCTCATTGAAATATTAATATGGAGACTTAAGAGGACACATGCATGATGCATGTACGCATATGGAATAATGGAATATAAA is a genomic window of Arachis ipaensis cultivar K30076 chromosome B06, Araip1.1, whole genome shotgun sequence containing:
- the LOC107605266 gene encoding probable beta-1,4-xylosyltransferase IRX10 isoform X1, which gives rise to MSSTSNTKSKAMPPHHYHHHHQVPCTRTHQIAALLLVVGTFFFTRLFDRSFAPCTTTTLLRASQNQFFGPHAWPEQGYGSQLSLKIYVYDAAEIDGLNQLMYGRDGKITEEACLKGQWGTQVKIHKLLLTSRYRTRKKEDADLFFVPSYVKCARMMGGLNDKEINQTYVKVISQMPYFRLSGGRNHIFVFPSGAGAHLFKSWATFINRSIILTPEGDRTDKRDTSAFNTWKDIIIPGNVDDGMTKDGTTVVRPLPISKRKYLANYLGRAQGKAGRLQLIELARQFPEKLECPDLKFSGPDKLGRKEYFEHLRNAKFCLAPRGESSWTLRFYESFFVECVPVILSDETELPFQNVVDYSQVSIKWPSSRIGPQLLQYLESIPDKEIEAILARSRQIRCLFVYAADSEPCSAMRGIMWELQRKVRRFHHSAETFWLHNGSIVNRNLVEFPKWELPMPLP
- the LOC107605266 gene encoding probable glucuronosyltransferase Os03g0107900 isoform X2 — encoded protein: MSSTSNTKSKAMPPHHYHHHHQVPCTRTHQIAALLLVVGTFFFTRLFDRSFAPCTTTTLLRASQNQFFGPHAWPEQGYGSQLSLKIYVYDAAEIDGLNQLMYGRDGKITEEACLKGQWGTQVKIHKLLLTSRYRTRKKEDADLFFVPSYVKCARMMGGLNDKEINQTYVKVISQMPYFRLSGGRNHIFVFPSGAGAHLFKSWATFINRSIILTPEGDRTDKRDTSAFNTWKDIIIPGNVDDGMTKDGTTVVRPLPISKRKYLANYLGRAQGKAGRLQLIELARQFPEKLECPDLKFSGPDKLGRKEYFEHLRNAKFCLAPRGESSWTLRFYESFFVECVPVILSDETELPFQNVVDYSQVSIKWPSSRIGPQLLQYLESIPDTYAPTIRRVDLPS